The following is a genomic window from Eulemur rufifrons isolate Redbay chromosome 20, OSU_ERuf_1, whole genome shotgun sequence.
AAGATTTTTCTTGGCTCAGAATCACCACTGATCAGTGATTAAACTCTTGTAAAACTTGCattttatgtcatatttataTCGAATTTAAAATAGGCATATGAAAGAAAGCTGTGGATTTTACTTCTAAATGTTGTTAAATACTGTTGATCATTAACAGAACAGACCAAAAGTTctatgatagattttttttaaaacttatgtttttCAAAGTACACACAATTggtctaaaactataaaacaagcactttgataaatgttattaatgtttttttaaatgttaatgtttgATATAAAATGAAATCCATACATTCACATGTGTTATTATATAATGTTTCTTAAATAGAGTATTACATGGAAAAATGTTCTGTAAAACTATTTCTTCTGTAAAGACTTTGGAGGCCTTAAGTTTTCTAATGCCTCCTAATAGCTGAACAAAAAAAGTATAAGTAGTGGATTCTTCTCATTTGTTTAATTATAGCCAGACCATTTTTTCTCATAGGTAGTAAgaattgcagttttatttttcacagcagTATGAATGCTGGCCTATCTTGGAATAAAGTACAGCATCCAGAAAGTTCTGCAGGAAAAAGACAGAGTCAGCCCGAAGGACGTCATGTTTCTTCCCGGCTGAGAAGTAGCCTCGTGGGTGCCTCCCCTCCAGCTGAGGATAAGTTTAAAGAAAGCGTTTCCCCAGAAGGAAAACCCAAGAGGGATCTGCTTGGACCCACGTGTCAGGGGGCCTCAGGAAACAGATTATTTCTTGACTTTCAGTCAATGAAAATCATCAAAGAAGATGCTGATGAAGACAGCGCGAGTGATCTCTCTGACTCGGAGAGAGTTCCCATCCCCCCTTCTCCCCTCACGCCTCCAGATCTGAATCTTCGAGCTGAAGAAATTGATCCAGTGTACTTCGATCTTCACCCCGGCCAGGGCCCTGCCAGACCCGGATACTATTACCCTGatttcctcccacccccttttAGCTCCTGGGACCTACGGGATATGGCCCTGCTTTTGAACGCAGAGTGTAAAAGCGAAGCCGTGCCACGAGCCGGAGGACTGCTCGGGAAGTATATCGACAGGCTTATCCAGCTCGAGTGGCTGCAGATCCAAACTATACAGTGTGAAAAAGGGAAGGGGGCCAAAGCAAGGCCCCCCGCTACCCCAGGGACTTCAGGGGCTCTGAAGAGCCCTGGGAGGAGTAAGCTGATTGCTAGTGCTCTGTCCAAGCCACTACCTCACCAGGAAGGGGCTTCAAAGTCAGGCCCTTCACGAAAGAAAGATGTTCACCATGAAGTCCGTCCGTCCTACTACACGTTTGAGGCTTCCCCCAAACCCAGTGATATACGGGGTAGTAGCAGGTTATGTTCTCAGAAGCAAACTCTGGAAATgaggacagaagagaagaaaaaaaaatcaagtaagagTACAAAGCTGCCACGTTGGGATTTGTCCTGCAGTGACAGCTCTAAGGTGGAAGCCAATGGTAACATTCGAATTCCCAGACAATCAGCCGTGATTCTGGACTCAGCGGACTCCTGCAAGGCCACTAGAACACAAGCACATGCAAATcttaagaaaaagggaaatgcaaatagcTGTGGTCGTGCCAGTGTATCCAGTgagaaaaaactcaaaacaaatggAGTGAAGCCAGCCAGTATATCCAGTgagaaaaaactcaaaacaaatggAGTGAAGCCAGCCAGTGTATCCAGTgagaaaaaactcaaaacaaatggAGTAAAGCCAGCCAGTATATCCAGTgagaaaaaactcaaaacaaatggAGTAAAGCAAAAcacatacaaattaaaatgatacCTGAAATGATAAATTGCAAAGACCTGCAGATACGTAGTGGAGTTCTTCCAGAAGTTATGATACTgtgaattttaagaaattttatgatGACTGACATTTAAGTTATTGATTGGCTCTTTTGTCTACCCCCATTTTCACCCCCAGTAGATTATTTTCAAAGAGAGGTGTCTTTCAATAAGCCTTTGTTTGTGTTAACAGTCTTAAGCAAATGAGAGCCCTTTagataaaaaataaccaaagcatgtgccatataaaggaataaaatggcAACTCTCCAGGGGAAGAGTCAAAGAAGCTTGCCTGTGCAGAACTGATGGTGATGTTTAGCTCCCCATTTCATTTGcacataaatgtataaaatattgcatgctggttttttttattattttttattttttgagacagagtcccacttttgctgcccaggctagagtgcagtggcatcatcataactcactgccacctcaaactctggggctcaaagcaatcctcctgcctcagcctcccaagtagctgggactacagagtagctgggactataggcaggcgccaccacacccagataatttttctattttagtagagaccggatcttgcttttgcccaggctggtcttgaattactgagctcaagtgagccttcagcctcggcctcccagagtgctaggattacaggtatgagccaccatgccctgccccaTACTGTTTTAAATGTTATGGAATCCTAAACGTTTAAAATAGGACCCTTCTCAGCACTGCCTCCCCTGCTTTTTCAGAGACCATTCAAGcagaatttctgttcattttaccCTTAAGAGAAGCTTCAGTTCCAGCTCAAGTTAGGGAGTGTGTGAGTTTCTATTTTGAGCAGTCATTTTTCACTGAGCTGCTTGCTCTTTAGAGACAATGGAATCTAGTACTTTAATACATTTTCTCTGacatgagttttttttaaagggcacTTTAAGTTTAGAGGTGGTGGTGAATCCATTTCCAGTTTCTCCAAACTGAGGTTACGATAATTTGCAGACTTTTCCGTTTGGAAAGTCAATGGGTTTAAGCATGACTATTGCGGTTTGGTGAGGCTAAGAATAAAGTATTTGTCTCCCTAGAGTTGCTGGCATGTGAGAGGTGGCAGAGGAAAATCGCCTTTTAGAATCTGTAAATGAAGGGCCTATCATAGGATTGAAACACATGGAACCAACTTGAATGTAATAATTATTAAGTTACTGATTGAGACCTAGATCCTGTTGTCCTTAGTCAAAAATAATGGTATGTTTTAGTTTGCAAGAGCAGGGTTTTCTAATCTTTTCTGGGGATCGGGCTGGGAGAGGACACATTTAAAGATGGAGGGGAAGTGGAATATGAATAAAGTTGCCAAATGTATTCTGAATGTCCTTATCTGGTCTCAAGGCTTCCTGGCTCTGCTAAAGACTTTTTATTTAACTGCAGTTTAATGCCATTTACTTGTTTCTGTAGTTGTGCTGTGAGCTTTCTTGTTTGTATGTGTGAATATCTTTCAAGCCTTTCGTTGACTATTTCTTGATATGCAGGGTGTTTTAATGACTCCAGTTGATttgattcctttaaaaaattgtatttgtttttgacatacattgtttttctgtttttttcacctTTCAGGCAAATGAAAAACTTGGTATTTCTCATTTGAAGATTAGCTTGCAAACTTTTCATACAGCAGTCAACGTCATCAGACACCAGCATAAAGATgacatgtatttataattaaaacaatgtgcAAAGGCTAAATTTTAAGATCTTTTAAAATCTGGTTTTAGTCATACcaaacaacaacataaaaaatataaatatttttatggtagCCTTTTTCTTTCaagactttattttcaaatttgtacAGAGattccctctttcattctttaTCATACTCCTAGAGAAAGCATGCTCTTATGctaagaccctgtttctttttatatgaGCAAAAGATGTGCATATAGTAAGCATTACTTCCATAGTCCTCAAATGTACTCTTAACTTTCATACTCAGTCTATATtttgtatttggaaaatatagcaCTAGTCTTAATTTTCATGTGGTTCCTGGGTGGTACCCGCTGTGTCCCTTGCCTGCCGTGTTCCTGTGAGCACAGATTGCTCCGTCATCTATGGCTGGCACCTCACTTAAGAGTCTTTCTCTGCTGGATTATTTTTGCAGCTCTTTATGAAGTTTCATGGCTAATGTCCATAAGCATGATATTATATGCACACACCCCTTATGTTAATACTGACGGGTTTACGCCGAGTTGCTGCCTTTCCCTGCAATGTGTCCACGCGAGTGCTCTAGGGACCTTGCATGGTTAGGGGCGAAGAGGTTTCCTTTGCCTCGCCTTGCGTGCGTCTCAGCTGAAGACCATCAGGATTAAGAAATTTGGCGGTAATGCCTCATGCATTTGTTCCCAGAACTTTTCACTGAAGTTGCATAATCTGGGAAATAGTCATTAACTTCATGTGTTCCGTTTAAAAAGCTTGAAAAAGTGACTTTGCTTGTTTACTTTTTTGCCTCAGGTTGGTTATCAATTTCAACCAGTATTATTGTGATTGGATAAGAGCTCCTAAGGAATAATGTTAAGTTTTTTAACGTTAGGTTTATTACAGGATTAACGTAAGCACAATTTTAGTGTTAAGATTTCTGACACATATCTAACGCATCTTAATGCACTAAATGCTGCGGATAACAATATTGCCATTTTCAAGCCTAAATGCTGCGGATAAGGATATTGCCGTTTTCAAGCCAACAATACTGGAAAGTTGAATCATGAACTGTTCAGTTCATCAAGTCAAAACCATAGTGTCCTGCAGTCTAATGACGAGTCATTGCATTTCCGAGAAGTGCCTCTCATTTCTGGGGAGTTGTTTACATATGCCCTGTAGTTAAACCAATTAAAATGAtccaagataaaatatatatatatatgaaagaaaaagtattttagacTTAGACTTATTTAGTAGAAAAAGTTGtaaaacaaaagcacagaaatgaACTATAATAATATACCAGAATCTGCTATGATTGTTTAGGTTTAGGCTCTTTCCCAACTCTTTAAATGACTAAACAGGCTGAAGGTTTGTAACTAAGGTTGAATGTGGCAGAATTGGTGGCCTGTGACAAAAACAACGGGGTGGAGGATATCACAGGTCTTGCAGTAGCTAAGGGCTAACAGGAGGATGGTTTGTAGTGGTTTTGGGGCCTATTAGGAATAAGAATTCCTACATTACAGATACAAAATATTCtgtatttcctctttcctttatGTTCATTTACTTAAGtagttacataaaaatataaaactcttggTGGTActatatctcaaaataattcaGAAGCAGTATTTATTATTAGGTACATGTACAGGACACTATTCAAAATGGCCTGAAGATATTCAACATGTTTGTTACTTGCTGTTAAAATGATTGTATGTTTGGTTTTGTGCGTACTAAGACAGAATCCATGTAAATTATTGTGAACTTGGATTTCTCCTTCCTCGAGATCAATTAAACAGAGAAATATTGTCTGAATTTTTCTGGCAttattttgtttggctttttttgcAGTTCTCcttcaaagtttattttctctctggttGTTTCAAAGAATGGCTCGGGTTGAAATTCTGTGCCAACTCCTGTTTTAATGCTAAGCGACATCCACAGCCAAAGCACAGTTTAACCTTTCCAGATGCATCTGAGAACATTACTGTAGATTTCCTGAGTCCCTGTTCCCTCGATTACCCCCCAAAATGTGTCGAGGAGTACCCGGGGAGCATAAAATTAAAGTAACGTGGTATGATGAGCTTGCGCTGTGACGTTGGCAGCCGGAAACGAGCACTGTCTCTTTCAGGGAAATGACCTGGTTAGGACATGCTGGTTCTGAACAGCTCCCGCTGCAGACTCGGAAAGGCCCTTTGCGTCTCTTCCGAAACTTCCTTCTGACAACGAGGTGCATCCTTTTGAGTCCACCAAATTTGAGTCCAATAATGTgtagggatttaaaaaataattttttagtatggTTTGAAAATTAACCATGCTGCAGGttttaaattggttttttttGGTACAAGAAATGGTGGATTATTTTTGGATGTTGCTATTTTATTATCCACCAGGTGGTGACTAAACTCCTTCAGATGGCAGTGACTTTGCCTGTGAGCGCCTTCAAATCAAGTAAAAAGGTGTTTACTGGAATCAGAAAGAAATGGGAGAGAAAAGGATTGTTTTTCAGACCCAAACCGTGTTCTTAATTTACCTTCACTCTGCCCTCAGAGAATTAAATGGTATCTTTTATTTAGTTAAGGTCTGTGGAGGAGTCTCTTTGATTCATTGACTATTCTCGTGTCATAAAACACTGTCTAGCATAGAATAATGCTCAAGGAAGTAACGTAAGTCattactttataaaaatcttCATAGAGATCCCTGTTTCCTAAAATACAATTTGAATATGTCTGTCCTTGGCAATTTAGTATTTAAGGAATTAGCTGTAATAACACTGGAAAATATATATGGAATGTAAAAGTGGGAGTcatgaatataattaaaatggtCCTAGCTTAAGTGcttaaaagaaaactaataatgcATATTTAACGTTAGGTTACATTAAACTAGCACAATTTTACGCCTTGCTACTCAAATTGTAAACCCCTCGTCAGACCTACTGAGCCAGACTCGgttttttaacaagatcctctgcacattaaagtttgagaaacctGCTCTCCTGGTGCTTGAAAAGTTCTGCACATTGGAGTTGAGTTCCCTGCTTTTGTGGTGCTTTAATGGCCGGCAGGTAATCAAGCCTTTGCTTGTCTATGCTGTTTTCTTTACAGCCTAGCACTTGGCTGGCTGTTTGACTCAGGAATAGATCACAAAAGCGAATGATTTCTGGCCTCTGATCTGATAATCTACCAGTGAGTGCTGAGGGGCTGAGGTCTCTTAGACCACATACTCATacgcttctatttttatttttatttatttatcacttaGAGGgcggatctcactctgttgcccaggctggagtgccgtggacatattcatagctcattgcagcctcgaattcctgggctcaagagatatTCCTACCTCACTACAGGCACGCAGCACCACACtcagccaatttttaaattatttgtagagatgggatcttgctatgttgcccaggctgatctcaaactcctgggcacaagcgatcctttcacctcggcctcccagagtgctggggtcacaggcgttagccactgtgcctggcccttcctcctctatttttttttttttttttttttttttttgagacagagtctcactctgttgcccaggctagagtgagtgccgtggcgtcagcctagctcacagcaacctcaaactcctaggctcaagcgatcctcctgtctcagcctcccgagtagctgggactacaggcatgcaccaccatgcccggctcattttttctatatatatttttagctgtccatataatttctttctatttttagtagagatggggtctcgctcttgctcaggctggtctcgaactcctgagctcaaacgatccgcccacctcggcctcccagagtgctaggattacaggcgtgagccaccacgcccggcctctcctCTATTTTTAAACTCCAGGAAGGAACACTCACTCTGCCTTCCCCTGTCCTTGCAGCCGCTTCTTCACTTCGGCCAGGTTTAGAAGGGTCTTCACTAACTGTTACCAAGCTTTTCCTCTACACGCATCTCTTGAGGTAACTGCCTTAATAAAGGGAGAACAAAAAGGAGGgccttccttttttcctgtggtgttttcagttttctacatattGGAATGAAATGCCTTTTTATTCACAGAGCTTATGTAGTCTTGAAATAGCCTGATGAGTTTAATCAAGGATGTTCTGATTTTTAAACGTCTATATTTTTACCTCAACAGGATGGCTTTAATGTGGGAAGATAAACTGAACAGCCTCTTAAATCTCccacctccctttccttctcctgccaTGAAGAAGCAGAAACAATTTATGTACATAACTGCCTGGAGAAAGGGCCTGTCGAGTTTACTATCAGTATTGTTAGTATCAGAATATACTCGCAAAAGGTGAAAAAGACTTCCATCTATTGTATCTGccgtgtttgttttttccctaaTTGCTCATCTGCAACTACATGTTAGTTGACAAAATtggggcaagagaagaaaatctctCAAAGGAAATTTCCTGTCCAGCTCTCGGTGGCTGACTCAACATACTAAAACATTAGGAACTACACTTTCTGATCAACCTATGTGACTACTAaagcaatcaaaagaaaaaagaaaaaagtttcttagTCATTGAAAATAAATCAGGAATTAGAAAGGGTGGATTATTTTATTCTAACATGAAGTCTAATGAACTTGAGCTCTTACACACGTTGCAAAGAATTGGGGTATAACCAGGTACACAATATTATGTATTGGGTAAAGCTACACTTAATAGTAACTTGGACTTTTCCCTGATGGAGTCGAAGtcactgttctgatttttttcccaacattttattataaaaagtttcaAACATCCAGAAAAGTTGAAGGAGCTGCAGAGGCCACTCTTGAGACTGCGGTTACCGTCTCGCTCCACCCGCTCTGTCCGCGACCGTCCGCCCCGCAGCTTGAGTGGCTGCCTCCTCCAGGCGTCCGACTCCCTCCGGCTTCCACCTGCCCTTGGTCACCCTCCAGCGCCCCCACTCCAGGGAGCTGTTTTTATATCTGGTTCATAGTTGCTGTGTTTGGCAGGACTGGGCCCCTGGGAGCTGCTCCACCGTCACTGGAAGCAGaactctcccttttttttttaaactcttcccTAGACTGTTGTGAGAAattgagcttttctttttctaggaagAAACGGGATCTTGAATTCAGAATTATGTGACTTGAATATAAATTTCATGTGAGTGAACATAGGGAGGCCTTGACTCAGTGCGTATCTAAACACTGGCCATTTTGCCCTTTCCTCGTCTGAGTCCTCGGCCCTGTGGTTCCAATCCTGCAGTTACATCGTGGGCACATTTTCACCCCAGGCACTTCAGTTAGTAAAAGGCAGCCCAGCTTAAAATGTCAGCAGCAACCTTTCCTGAAATCTGGTCTGTCCTGATGTGTTCATAACTATAAAAAAAGTACTGAACATTTGAGGTGGGTGGGGGGCCCCCCTCAACACCCAGGTGAGAATGTTGACCCTAGGTGGTTCATTGCAGCTCATACCTTCCTTTTAATCCTCAAATAACTTTTATCTCACAAGTGATCACGTCTCTTCATTCGTCAGCTTACAGGGAGCTGGAGCTGCCACCGTGTGGCTGTAAAATATTACTGTACTCCCAAGGATGCAGAGAGGAGCACTAGACTATTGTCACCAGGACCGCAGATGCTCAGAACACAAAGGGAGCCTCCACGTCTCCTAGCTCAGACTCACCTCATTCCTGCTGCAGGTGAAGCCCAGCATCGCCAGCTGAGTTCGAGGACCCACCGCCTAACCGAGAAGGATGGTTTGTGGGGAACTGGCATTTTGCTCAGTTATTTTAAATGCTGAAGAATGTTGAAAATTTGGTTGTTTCTGTTGCTGTTGCAACCTTACCAGGTTCACTGCCGGCTGCTGACACACCGAGACAGCAGGCGTTACCGCAGAGAAAGGGTTTAACATTGCAGGTTCCATGCGAGGAACCGTCTCCCCAAGACTTCGGGAGAAAGGGATTTTGAAGTTAGTTTAGCAGGCAGAGGGCGGGCAACTGgttctgctgattggctgggctTCGGGTGGAGTCAcagggtgtagaaattgtcttcttgtgctgagtcagttcctggACAAGTGTCAAAAGACCAGTCGGGTCAGTTCCTTGGTGTGGACCACTGGTCCGGTGGGTCAGCGATGCCCTGGCAGACAGGCCTGGAAGATGTCCCAAAAACTAGATAacggtgatgttatctatgggagtaattgagaaagttaagaatctttatgaccatcagggACATGACTTCTGAGTAGCAATTCTAGGGAAGTAACTAGGGGATAATGACTGGCATGTAAATATTCCTATTTTACCTGTGCCTGCACCTTTGCGGAGTTCAGGCCCCCACCACCTTTCCCGCCTTGTGgacctttattaatttttataaagggtGCTCTCGTTATATCGAGTTCCCCATTTCTTTCCACTTAAAACAAATGCGAAGGTGGAACCCTCCCCTGGCATCCCTCAGCCCCGCCGACGTGAGTCCTTTGCCATGGGCACCTGGCTCTTCCCACCCACTGTTTAATCCCTAGCATGATTCTGGCATCAGGACATGCCAAACCTGCATGTTCCCACAAAC
Proteins encoded in this region:
- the FAM217B gene encoding protein FAM217B, with translation MNAGLSWNKVQHPESSAGKRQSQPEGRHVSSRLRSSLVGASPPAEDKFKESVSPEGKPKRDLLGPTCQGASGNRLFLDFQSMKIIKEDADEDSASDLSDSERVPIPPSPLTPPDLNLRAEEIDPVYFDLHPGQGPARPGYYYPDFLPPPFSSWDLRDMALLLNAECKSEAVPRAGGLLGKYIDRLIQLEWLQIQTIQCEKGKGAKARPPATPGTSGALKSPGRSKLIASALSKPLPHQEGASKSGPSRKKDVHHEVRPSYYTFEASPKPSDIRGSSRLCSQKQTLEMRTEEKKKKSSKSTKLPRWDLSCSDSSKVEANGNIRIPRQSAVILDSADSCKATRTQAHANLKKKGNANSCGRATSISSEKKLKTNGVKQNTYKLK